A section of the Acidimicrobiales bacterium genome encodes:
- a CDS encoding MraY family glycosyltransferase: MAEYGLVLAVAALATWVFGFWVRRASVRLGAVVLPDERHVHAVPTPTAGGAAMFAAVLLAMFVASRLGRFDAAFESSEPLGVVLAAAVMFLVGLVDDFREVSAPAKLAGQVLAGTVLSFLGVTMFYFRVPFLDIVSISPDLAPLLTVLWVVAIANAVNLIDGLDGLAAGIVAIAAGAFFVYGDRLSGAGLLPSDNVGPLVAVIVCGVCLGFLPHNFHPARMFMGDAGSLLLGLLMAASTMVVGGRTADQFSGQTYFFFAPIFIPLFVLGVPILDTLFAILRRSVRRTRLSAPDKEHLHHRIMRLGHGHRRSVVILWAWTAILSGIVLFPTFTNEGNAAIPFVGAGLVVALYTMFHPGVRQRAEAEAEARAEADEARAESGVEAGAGRLADVVDLADRRREAEGS, translated from the coding sequence GTGGCCGAGTACGGGCTGGTGCTGGCGGTCGCCGCCCTCGCCACCTGGGTGTTCGGCTTCTGGGTGCGCCGGGCGTCGGTGCGGCTGGGCGCGGTCGTCCTCCCCGACGAGCGGCACGTCCACGCCGTCCCCACGCCCACCGCCGGCGGGGCCGCCATGTTCGCCGCCGTCCTGCTGGCGATGTTCGTGGCGTCGCGCCTGGGCCGCTTCGACGCCGCCTTCGAGTCGTCCGAGCCGCTCGGCGTCGTGCTGGCGGCGGCCGTGATGTTCCTGGTCGGCCTCGTCGACGACTTCCGCGAGGTGTCCGCCCCGGCCAAGCTGGCCGGCCAGGTGCTGGCCGGGACCGTGCTCTCCTTCCTCGGCGTCACGATGTTCTACTTCCGGGTCCCGTTCCTCGACATCGTGTCCATCTCCCCGGACCTGGCGCCCCTGCTCACGGTGCTGTGGGTGGTCGCCATCGCCAACGCCGTCAACCTCATCGACGGCCTCGACGGCCTGGCCGCCGGCATCGTCGCCATCGCCGCCGGCGCCTTCTTCGTCTACGGCGACCGCCTGTCCGGCGCCGGCCTGCTCCCCAGCGACAACGTGGGCCCGTTGGTCGCCGTGATCGTGTGCGGCGTCTGCCTCGGCTTCCTGCCCCACAACTTCCACCCGGCCCGGATGTTCATGGGCGACGCCGGCTCGCTGCTCCTCGGCCTGCTGATGGCCGCGTCGACGATGGTCGTGGGGGGACGCACCGCCGACCAGTTCAGCGGACAGACGTACTTCTTCTTCGCCCCCATCTTCATCCCGCTGTTCGTCCTGGGCGTGCCCATCCTCGACACCCTCTTCGCCATCCTGCGCCGGTCGGTGCGCCGGACCAGGCTGTCGGCGCCCGACAAGGAGCACCTCCACCACCGCATCATGCGCCTGGGCCACGGGCACCGGCGGTCGGTCGTGATCCTGTGGGCGTGGACGGCCATCCTCTCGGGCATCGTGCTCTTCCCCACCTTCACCAACGAGGGCAACGCGGCCATCCCCTTCGTCGGCGCCGGGCTCGTCGTCGCCCTCTACACGATGTTCCACCCCGGCGTCCGCCAGCGGGCCGAGGCCGAGGCGGAGGCGCGCGCCGAGGCGGACGAGGCGCGGGCGGAGAGCGGGGTGGAGGCGGGCGCGGGGCGGCTGGCCGACGTGGTGGACCTGGCCGACCGCCGCCGCGAAGCCGAGGGCTCGTGA
- a CDS encoding AtpZ/AtpI family protein, with product MDLRERRELYNGFGDTLARAVEFVAAPGLFAYGGHLLDARFGTGNLLTVVLAVFAMAGVFVRAYFAYEVAMRQHEAECPWAGPSPVRRDAA from the coding sequence TTGGACCTGCGCGAGAGGCGCGAGCTCTACAACGGCTTCGGTGACACGCTGGCGCGGGCCGTCGAGTTCGTCGCCGCCCCGGGGCTGTTCGCGTACGGCGGGCACCTGCTGGACGCCCGCTTCGGCACCGGCAACCTCCTGACGGTGGTGCTCGCCGTGTTCGCCATGGCCGGCGTGTTCGTGCGGGCGTACTTCGCCTACGAGGTCGCCATGCGCCAGCACGAGGCCGAGTGCCCGTGGGCGGGCCCGTCACCCGTGCGGCGGGACGCGGCGTGA
- a CDS encoding ATP synthase subunit I, whose amino-acid sequence MTELADHPAAAPPVEWEMATDMVRRSLPFTPAPVALGAVFHGVDGALSAGFGVVLVLANLVAAGALMVWGAKRSLGVLAGVAVGGFALRLAVLVLVVSLVKDLSWVELVPLGLTVVVAQVGLLWWETRHLSLSLAYPGLKPPLGRS is encoded by the coding sequence GTGACCGAGTTGGCGGACCACCCGGCCGCCGCGCCGCCGGTCGAGTGGGAGATGGCGACCGACATGGTCCGGCGCTCCCTGCCCTTCACCCCGGCGCCGGTCGCCCTGGGCGCGGTGTTCCACGGCGTCGACGGAGCCCTGTCGGCGGGCTTCGGCGTCGTGCTCGTGCTCGCCAACCTCGTCGCCGCCGGAGCCCTCATGGTGTGGGGCGCCAAGCGCTCGCTCGGCGTCCTCGCCGGCGTGGCCGTGGGCGGGTTCGCCCTGCGCCTGGCCGTGCTCGTGCTCGTCGTGTCCCTGGTGAAGGACCTGAGCTGGGTGGAGCTGGTGCCCCTGGGCCTCACCGTGGTCGTCGCCCAGGTCGGCCTGCTGTGGTGGGAGACCCGCCACCTCTCGTTGTCGCTCGCCTATCCCGGCCTCAAGCCACCTCTCGGACGGAGCTGA
- the glyA gene encoding serine hydroxymethyltransferase: protein MTTRDAELFGILERELVRQSTTLQLIASENFTSPAVLEATGSVLTNKYAEGYPGRRYYGGNAIVDEAESLAIERARSLFGADAANVQPHSGANANMAVYLALLQPGDTVLGMRLDQGGHLTHGSPVNFSGRIYRFVSYGVTESDERLDLDQMRDLALEHRPRMIVAGATAYPRLIDPAPLRAIADEVGALLLFDAAHVAGLIAGGVHPDPVPLADVVTFTTHKTLRGPRGGCILSRDEHAKAIDKAVFPGLQGGPLEHVIAAKAVAFREAAQPEFREYAAQIVRNARALARALSAEGLRIVSGGTDNHLMLVDLRTFDEELTGKQAQEVLDRAGITLNKNQVPGDPRSPFVTSGLRIGTAAVTTTGMAEAEMERIAALLGRALRGRSDAAELAAVREDVAVLCTKFPPYPGPLPAGRVEER, encoded by the coding sequence ATGACAACTCGGGACGCGGAGTTGTTCGGCATCCTCGAACGGGAGCTGGTCCGCCAGTCGACCACCCTCCAGCTCATCGCGTCGGAGAACTTCACCTCGCCGGCCGTGCTGGAGGCGACCGGGTCCGTCCTCACCAACAAGTACGCCGAGGGTTACCCGGGGAGGCGCTACTACGGCGGCAACGCCATCGTCGACGAGGCCGAGTCGCTCGCCATCGAGCGGGCCCGGTCCCTCTTCGGGGCCGACGCCGCCAACGTGCAGCCCCACTCGGGCGCCAACGCCAACATGGCCGTCTACCTGGCCCTGCTCCAGCCGGGCGACACCGTCCTCGGCATGCGGCTGGACCAGGGCGGCCACCTCACCCACGGCTCGCCCGTCAACTTCAGCGGCCGCATCTACCGGTTCGTGTCCTACGGGGTGACGGAGAGCGACGAGCGCCTCGACCTCGACCAGATGCGGGACCTGGCCCTCGAGCACCGCCCCCGGATGATCGTGGCCGGCGCCACCGCCTACCCGCGCCTGATCGACCCGGCGCCCCTGCGGGCCATCGCCGACGAGGTGGGCGCCCTGCTGCTGTTCGACGCCGCCCACGTCGCCGGCCTCATCGCCGGCGGCGTCCACCCCGACCCGGTCCCCCTCGCCGACGTCGTGACCTTCACCACCCACAAGACGCTGCGCGGCCCCCGCGGCGGCTGCATCCTCTCCCGGGACGAGCACGCCAAGGCCATCGACAAGGCCGTCTTCCCCGGTCTCCAGGGTGGGCCGCTCGAGCACGTCATCGCCGCCAAGGCCGTGGCCTTCCGGGAGGCGGCCCAGCCCGAGTTCCGGGAGTACGCCGCTCAGATCGTGCGCAACGCCCGCGCCCTGGCCCGGGCGCTGTCCGCCGAGGGCCTGCGCATCGTCTCCGGCGGCACCGACAACCACCTCATGCTGGTCGACCTCCGCACCTTCGACGAGGAGCTCACCGGCAAGCAGGCTCAGGAGGTGCTGGACCGGGCGGGCATCACCCTCAACAAGAACCAGGTCCCGGGCGACCCCCGCTCGCCGTTCGTCACCAGCGGTCTGCGCATCGGTACCGCCGCCGTCACCACCACGGGCATGGCCGAGGCCGAGATGGAGCGCATCGCCGCCCTCCTCGGCCGGGCCCTGCGCGGGCGGTCGGACGCCGCCGAGCTCGCCGCCGTGCGGGAAGACGTGGCCGTCCTCTGCACGAAGTTCCCCCCCTACCCGGGCCCACTCCCCGCCGGCCGGGTGGAAGAACGCTGA